TGCATCGTATAAATACAATCTATTTATAGTAATAACCGTTAATTAATATTTTACACAGAACGGAAAATTATAATTAATAGCTTCATAAGGGGCAAGTACTGTACCGTCTACGGTAATTTTCTCTGCTGTTAAAGCAAATCGCAGTGAGCCATCCATTCCCACATAAAACCCTTTCTGCTTTGCATTCAATACCACTTCTGTCTTTTTGTTCACACCATCTACAGGAATCAGAATCATCAATGGTTTAGGGCTCAAGGATAATTCAATCACATTATTGCCTGCATTTATAGACGCTGTATATTTAATATCATATTTTACCTTTCCTACTGCTTTAATCGCTGCTTCTGCTTTTAACGGATCTTTCACCACTGTTTTCACAATTTCATCCACCGGAAATTCTGAAAACATAATCGTATCTTTTTTTGCTTTAAAATTTTTTATTTTTTCTGACTTGCTATCTCCTTGTATGGTAATAAGTCTTCCTTTATAATTTCCATTCACATCTTCCAGTTTTACGGGTCTTATTTCCGGACCATCAACACTGCATGAATACAAAGAAAATCCTGTTAATACGATTAAAATAGCTGTTAAAAATTGAGTTACTGTAAATTTTTTCATTCCATTATTTTTTTTCATT
This Chryseobacterium sp. G0162 DNA region includes the following protein-coding sequences:
- a CDS encoding DUF4840 domain-containing protein — translated: MKKFTVTQFLTAILIVLTGFSLYSCSVDGPEIRPVKLEDVNGNYKGRLITIQGDSKSEKIKNFKAKKDTIMFSEFPVDEIVKTVVKDPLKAEAAIKAVGKVKYDIKYTASINAGNNVIELSLSPKPLMILIPVDGVNKKTEVVLNAKQKGFYVGMDGSLRFALTAEKITVDGTVLAPYEAINYNFPFCVKY